A single Mytilus trossulus isolate FHL-02 chromosome 12, PNRI_Mtr1.1.1.hap1, whole genome shotgun sequence DNA region contains:
- the LOC134693510 gene encoding uncharacterized protein LOC134693510 yields MTLKESRDDKVRTAGVQVRTGRKWSASKSVSEAESRLRHKYIVGTVAVGRQGLGTSKSCYWKNANTLERRSLVQREIKSREEENRQAKTVELGSQGAWSRWDLEQRSLTWSDIWRYPQYQLQFLLRSVYDVLPTPSNLHRWKLSETPDCPLCGNRGTLQHVLSGCNIALTQGRYTWRHNQVLRELAEVIEKQRKDAKHIRDKPIKIQFVKEGEVGQKSKKNISGMLNQAKDWQLEVDLGKKMQFPDIVPTNLRPDMVLWSTSSKKVVIIELTVPWEERCGEANERKRAKYDGLLAECRDRGWQTWNFPVEVGCRGFPAQSVWRMFSAVGVTGRQRRTAIQKLDQAAEKASCWMWMKRDSSSWKPTTNAQ; encoded by the coding sequence ATGACACTGAAAGAATCTAGAGATGACAAAGTAAGAACAGCAGGTGTCCAAGTAAGAACAGGACGAAAATGGTCAGCATCAAAATCAGTTTCAGAGGCAGAGAGTAGATTGAGGCATAAATATATTGTTGGAACAGTGGCAGTAGGACGACAGGGCCTTGGTACATCAAAAAGTTGCTACTGGAAGAACGCTAACACACTAGAAAGACGAAGTCTTGTCCAAAGAGAGATAAAATCTAGAGAAGAAGAAAACAGACAAGCAAAGACAGTAGAATTAGGGAGCCAAGGTGCTTGGTCGAGATGGGATTTGGAACAACGATCCCTTACATGGTCAGATATATGGCGCTATCCGCAATACCAACTGCAGTTCCTTCTGAGATCAGTGTATGATGTGTTACCGACACCTTCAAATCTGCACAGGTGGAAACTATCAGAAACACCAGACTGTCCCTTGTGCGGAAACAGAGGAACTCTACAACATGTTCTTTCAGGGTGCAATATCGCTCTTACACAGGGTAGATATACATGGCGACACAACCAAGTACTCCGGGAACTTGCTGAAGTTATAGAGAAACAGAGGAAAGATGCGAAACACATTAGAGACAAACCTATCAAGATCCAGTTTGTGAAGGAGGGTGAAGTAGGCCAGAAAAGTAAAAAGAACATATCAGGAATGCTTAATCAGGCGAAGGATTGGCAGTTAGAAGTTGATCTAGGAAAGAAGATGCAATTTCCTGATATTGTACCAACTAACCTAAGACCAGACATGGTACTTTGGTCTACAAGCAGTAAAAAAGTAGTAATCATAGAGTTGACAGTTCCCTGGGAGGAGAGATGTGGCGAAGCAAATGAAAGAAAGAGGGCAAAATATGATGGACTGTTGGCAGAGTGCAGAGATAGAGGATGGCAAACATGGAACTTTCCTGTTGAGGTTGGCTGCAGAGGCTTCCCTGCACAGTCAGTGTGGAGAATGTTTTCTGCAGTAGGAGTGACTGGCCGGCAAAGAAGAACAGCAATACAGAAACTGGACCAAGCAGCAGAGAAAGCATCTTGCTGGATGTGGATGAAGAGAGATAGTAGTAGCTGGAAACCCACCACCAATGCGCAGTGA
- the LOC134693511 gene encoding uncharacterized protein LOC134693511 produces the protein MKHNRRQQEIQTLRTEINDVTKQYKRANEEEKEGLNELRSILRERRNNLQRADRIRKARRERGKKRAMFVANPYKFTKATLDGTKAGSVKSTKEEVEKHLSETHSDKRQWEHLGNCDRIENVQEPEIPMNTKEPSWKEVSDVVKKARSASSPGPNGIPYKVYKKCPKILKHLWRLLKVVWRKGKIPSCWQKAEGCFIPKEEKSEDITQFRTISLLNVEGKIFFSIMARRMTSYMTDNNYVDTSVQKGGIPGFSGCIEHTSIISQLIQEAKVNKKDLTVVWLDLANAYGTVPHMLIQQSLDHYHIPDHFKKVIRSYLSGIELRFTTSTFTTTWQKLQKGIVTGCTISVILFVMGMNMIIKSGERETRGPKTSTDIRQPPNRGFMDDLTITTYTHVQARWVLKALEETVTWARMSFKPKKSRALIIRKGKRTHQVELKVQGEVIPSIIDNPIKCLGKWYDDSLSDKNNIKRIEQQVSEGMRNIDKTGLPGKLKAWIYQHGLLPRISWPLMLYEITLKQLRSLKEPSTDI, from the coding sequence ATGAAACACAACAGACGTCAACAAGAAATACAAACACTCAGAACCGAAATAAATGATGTCACAAAGCAGTATAAAAGAGCAAATGAGGAGGAAAAAGAAGGATTGAATGAGTTAAGATCAATACTGAGGGAAAGAAGAAACAATCTACAAAGAGCAGACAGAATCAGAAAAGCAAGGAGAGAAAGAGGGAAGAAGAGAGCAATGTTTGTTGCCAACCCCTACAAGTTTACCAAAGCAACACTGGACGGAACAAAGGCGGGTTCAGTAAAAAGCACGAAAGAGGAAGTGGAAAAACATCTATCAGAGACACACAGCGACAAAAGGCAGTGGGAACATCTAGGTAACTGCGATAGGATAGAAAATGTACAAGAACCAGAAATACCAATGAACACTAAGGAACCATCATGGAAAGAAGTGTCAGATGTAGTGAAGAAAGCCAGGTCAGCATCATCACCAGGACCAAATGGCATCCCGTACAAGGTATATAAGAAGTGcccaaaaattttgaaacacCTGTGGAGGCTACTGAAAGTAGTTTGGAGGAAAGGGAAGATACCATCATGTTGGCAGAAAGCAGAGGGGTGTTTTATtccaaaagaagaaaaatcgGAGGACATCACACAATTTCGGACAATTTCCCTCCTAAATGTAGAAGGAAAGATCTTCTTCTCTATTATGGCTAGAAGGATGACATCATATATGACAGATAACAACTATGTAGACACTTCAGTACAGAAGGGCGGAATACCAGGTTTCTCAGGATGTATTGAACATACAAGCATCATTTCACAACTTATTCAAGAGGCCAAAGTGAACAAGAAAGATCTGACAGTAGTATGGCTAGATTTGGCCAATGCCTATGGTACTGTTCCTCACATGCTGATACAACAATCACTAGATCATTACCATATTCCCGACCACTTTAAGAAAGTGATAAGAAGTTATCTCAGTGGGATTGAGCTGCGATTTACAACAAGCACATTTACAACAACATGGCAGAAACTACAAAAAGGAATAGTTACTGGATGTACCATCTCAGTTATCTTGTTTGTCATGGGAATGAATATGATTATTAAATCTGGTGAGAGAGAAACTAGAGGCCCGAAAACATCAACTGACATCAGGCAACCACCAAATAGAGGGTTCATGGACGACTTAACCATCACTACATATACCCATGTCCAGGCTAGATGGGTGTTAAAGGCCTTGGAAGAGACAGTAACATGGGCAAGGATGTCTTTCAAGCCAAAGAAGTCTAGAGCTCTAATTATAAGGAAAGGGAAGAGAACACACCAAGTCGAACTGAAGGTGCAAGGAGAAGTCATTCCTTCAATAATAGACAATCCCATCAAGTGCTTAGGAAAATGGTATGATGACTCTCTAAGTGACAAAAACAATATCAAGAGAATAGAACAACAGGTTTCAGAGGGAATGAGGAACATCGACAAGACAGGTCTACCAGGGAAATTAAAGGCATGGATATACCAACATGGACTCCTGCCAAGGATATCATGGCCACTTATGCTGTACGAAATAACGTTGAAACAGTTGAGAAGCTTGAAAGAACCATCAACAGACATCTAA